One genomic segment of Brassica napus cultivar Da-Ae chromosome A3, Da-Ae, whole genome shotgun sequence includes these proteins:
- the LOC106389999 gene encoding uncharacterized protein LOC106389999 isoform X3 has translation MNYALIMKWKAMSYWSHGLRFWYWCLSQFFTTYIVLCGYACLVKVGLCGNECVIASTFGIGLSVLVVMSCGQWLEGFQGAYLNEILDAKRYSWMRVALSGGVYMGGIGQGVLDPGVNEV, from the exons ATGAATTATGCTTTGATTATGAAATGGAAGGCTATGAGCTACTGGTCTCATGGTTTGAGATTTTGGTATTGGTGCTTGTCGCAGTTTTTCACTACATATATTGTCTTATGTGGGTATGCTTGTCTTGTGAAGGTTGGGCTGTGTGGTAATGAGTGTGTGATTGCGAGTACTTTTGGTATTGGCTTAAGTGTTCTAGTGGTTATGAGTTGTGGACAATGGCTGGAGGGGTTTCAAGGAGCATACTTGAATGAGATTCTAGATGCTAAACGTTACAG CTGGATGAGAGTTGCCTTATCAGGTGGAGTGTATATGGGGGGAATAGGCCAAGGCGTTCTCGATCCAGGGGTCAACGAAGTTTGA
- the LOC106389999 gene encoding uncharacterized protein LOC106389999 isoform X2 → MVSRRWDPGRDDGDLVIVDEELVEMNRRSTLRLRQFAKGMGKRDRGSLRKQRIQMDQISILIIIKMNSQVNQDIISDLSIIGVALQIKKSGGVCFEYGIEKSEIRVFWSVILSSCIRFLCEKKITSINYGGSGFVGDYSACEKNAQNQEVDQVLSEDEKNAETEDLAKKQGTRTRLFKPVRGFVSPRKRAPAKTGTRKGDNSKQAETG, encoded by the exons atggTTTCGCGACGATGGGATCCAGGAAGGGACGATGGGGATTTGGTTATTGTGGACGAGGAGCTGGTGGAGATGAATCGGAGATCTACTTTAAGGCTTCGACAATTTGCAAAGGGAATGGGAAAAAGGGATCGAGGGAGTTTACGGAAACAAAGGATTCAAATGGATCAGATTTCGATTTTGATCATCATCAAGATGAATTCACAAGTCAATCAAGATATTATATCTGATCTCTCAATCATAGGGGTTGCTTTACAAATCAAAAAGAGTGGAGGGGTCTGTTTTGAATATGGTATTGAGAAATCAGAGATTCGTGTATTCTGGAGTGTAATCCTATCGAGCTGTATCAGATTTCTCTGCGAGAAGAAGATTACGAGTATTAACTATGGAGGATCTGGTTTTGTTGGGGATTATTCTGCGTGTGAGAAGAATGCTCAGAATCAGGAGGTAGATCAGGTCCTTtctgaggatgagaagaatgcAGAGACTGAGGACCTGGCTAAGAAGCAAGGAACCCGTACGAGACTTTTCAAACCCGTAAGAGGCTTTGTGTCCCCTCGAAAGCGTGCTCCAGCAAAGACAGGTACTAGGAAGGGGGACAACAGCAAACAAGCAGAGA CTGGATGA
- the LOC106389999 gene encoding uncharacterized protein LOC106389999 isoform X1 translates to MVSRRWDPGRDDGDLVIVDEELVEMNRRSTLRLRQFAKGMGKRDRGSLRKQRIQMDQISILIIIKMNSQVNQDIISDLSIIGVALQIKKSGGVCFEYGIEKSEIRVFWSVILSSCIRFLCEKKITSINYGGSGFVGDYSACEKNAQNQEVDQVLSEDEKNAETEDLAKKQGTRTRLFKPVRGFVSPRKRAPAKTGTRKGDNSKQAESWAVW, encoded by the exons atggTTTCGCGACGATGGGATCCAGGAAGGGACGATGGGGATTTGGTTATTGTGGACGAGGAGCTGGTGGAGATGAATCGGAGATCTACTTTAAGGCTTCGACAATTTGCAAAGGGAATGGGAAAAAGGGATCGAGGGAGTTTACGGAAACAAAGGATTCAAATGGATCAGATTTCGATTTTGATCATCATCAAGATGAATTCACAAGTCAATCAAGATATTATATCTGATCTCTCAATCATAGGGGTTGCTTTACAAATCAAAAAGAGTGGAGGGGTCTGTTTTGAATATGGTATTGAGAAATCAGAGATTCGTGTATTCTGGAGTGTAATCCTATCGAGCTGTATCAGATTTCTCTGCGAGAAGAAGATTACGAGTATTAACTATGGAGGATCTGGTTTTGTTGGGGATTATTCTGCGTGTGAGAAGAATGCTCAGAATCAGGAGGTAGATCAGGTCCTTtctgaggatgagaagaatgcAGAGACTGAGGACCTGGCTAAGAAGCAAGGAACCCGTACGAGACTTTTCAAACCCGTAAGAGGCTTTGTGTCCCCTCGAAAGCGTGCTCCAGCAAAGACAGGTACTAGGAAGGGGGACAACAGCAAACAAGCAGAGA GTTGGGCTGTGTGGTAA